A single region of the Anaerococcus urinomassiliensis genome encodes:
- the miaA gene encoding tRNA (adenosine(37)-N6)-dimethylallyltransferase MiaA encodes MKDKVIIITGPTASGKSDISINVAKAFSGQIISADSQQIYKDMNIGTNKIDQTYGINHHLIDLINPNENFTVEDFSSKARLLIHQINEYGDIPILTGGTGFYIDSILFDMNYGATPRDSDLRNELEAIADNKGNSYLYDRLKYIDPLTADKYHENERNRIIRSLEIYELTGKKPSDVRSGEKALNKKVDPILFFLNFKDRSGLYEKINNRVIEMISNGLIEEFVNVVKAYRLDRESQSMSAIGYKEIFPFIKDEIDIDELIDLIQKNTRHYAKRQVTWMKRYLNYDFAHEIIMDNLSKNDASDIIISTIKDIYEF; translated from the coding sequence TTGAAAGATAAAGTAATTATAATAACAGGGCCTACAGCTAGTGGCAAGAGTGATATATCAATAAATGTTGCCAAGGCTTTTAGTGGACAAATAATATCTGCCGATAGCCAGCAAATTTATAAAGATATGAACATAGGAACAAATAAAATAGATCAAACTTACGGCATAAATCATCATTTAATTGATCTAATTAATCCAAATGAAAACTTTACAGTGGAAGATTTCTCTTCAAAAGCAAGATTATTGATTCATCAAATTAATGAATATGGGGATATTCCAATACTTACCGGTGGTACTGGATTCTATATAGATTCTATTTTATTTGATATGAATTATGGAGCAACTCCCAGAGATTCTGATCTAAGAAATGAACTAGAAGCAATAGCTGATAATAAGGGAAACTCATATTTATATGATAGACTTAAGTATATTGATCCCCTTACAGCTGATAAATACCATGAAAACGAAAGAAATAGGATAATAAGATCCCTTGAGATATATGAACTTACAGGTAAAAAGCCTTCTGATGTAAGAAGTGGTGAAAAAGCATTAAACAAAAAAGTCGATCCGATTTTATTCTTCTTAAATTTCAAAGACAGATCTGGTCTTTACGAAAAGATTAATAATAGAGTTATCGAAATGATCTCTAACGGTCTAATAGAAGAATTTGTAAACGTAGTTAAGGCCTATAGGCTAGATAGAGAATCACAATCTATGTCAGCTATTGGATATAAGGAAATCTTTCCTTTTATAAAAGATGAAATAGATATTGATGAACTTATAGATTTGATACAAAAAAATACAAGGCACTACGCAAAAAGGCAAGTAACATGGATGAAAAGATACCTAAATTATGACTTTGCCCATGAGATTATTATGGATAATCTAAGCAAAAATGATGCTAGTGATATAATTATTAGTACAATTAAGGATATTTATGAATTTTAA
- a CDS encoding ABC transporter ATP-binding protein, whose protein sequence is MANADKQVRNLLKNYALNEKASFIKGFVLSLLNTILQLLSPLIIGYIINNLLKEGITSADFANIIKYLMLYLLVNMLASFFLNRAFITFQIASNDIAYKMQNDVYNKVNSFPIAYFDNLPAGKISSRITNDTNKVKMLFKLIITDITTSMILAVGLGITIFITNPIAGLMLIPLAPIIYIIYKSYTSYTRKYTGEIRKNTSEINAQINEYIQNMEVIQVFNKENYIKEKFDKTNNRIFSLSKELAKIRSYSGYRAMDIVSYLASLIILIYFGLGQITDYYSVSIGSLYVIFEYTSRLFNEIRFIIMRVGEVNESMASASHIFEILKLESQEELFDTIDDINQEIIFYDVRFSYTEGEEVIKGISFHVNPGESVAFVGQTGSGKSTLINLLLNFYSPQSGKITIGDKDISKVNRDDLRREMAVVLQDAFLFKGDIGENISLGYDYSDKEIKEALRAVGGDRLIIKGIHTEVMEGGSNLSQGEKQLISFARAYIRNPKILILDEATSNIDTETESIIQQGINKLKENRTTFIIAHRLSTIKEVDNIIVLSHGKIVEMGDHNKLMRSTGYYKEMYNKQMKEDYSL, encoded by the coding sequence ATGGCTAATGCAGATAAACAAGTAAGAAATTTACTTAAAAATTATGCCTTAAATGAAAAAGCGTCCTTTATCAAAGGATTTGTTCTTTCACTTTTAAATACTATATTGCAATTACTCTCGCCACTAATTATAGGATACATTATAAATAATCTTTTGAAAGAAGGTATTACTAGCGCTGATTTTGCAAATATAATAAAATATTTGATGCTTTATTTATTAGTTAATATGCTTGCTAGTTTCTTTTTAAATAGAGCTTTCATTACTTTTCAAATTGCATCAAATGATATAGCTTATAAAATGCAAAATGATGTGTACAATAAGGTAAATTCTTTTCCTATTGCTTATTTTGATAACCTGCCAGCGGGGAAAATATCATCAAGGATCACAAATGATACTAATAAAGTAAAGATGCTTTTTAAGTTAATAATAACAGATATTACAACCTCTATGATCCTTGCTGTTGGATTAGGCATTACTATATTTATCACTAACCCTATTGCAGGCTTAATGCTAATACCATTAGCTCCTATCATATATATAATCTATAAGTCTTACACTTCTTACACGAGAAAATATACAGGAGAAATTAGGAAAAATACTTCTGAGATTAACGCTCAAATTAATGAGTATATTCAAAATATGGAAGTTATCCAAGTTTTTAATAAAGAAAATTATATAAAAGAAAAATTTGATAAGACTAATAATCGTATATTTTCTTTATCTAAGGAGCTTGCAAAAATAAGGTCCTACTCAGGTTACAGGGCCATGGATATTGTTTCCTACTTGGCATCATTAATAATATTGATATATTTTGGTTTAGGTCAAATCACTGATTATTATTCAGTAAGCATTGGTAGTTTATATGTGATTTTTGAATACACTTCAAGATTGTTTAATGAAATAAGATTCATAATAATGAGAGTTGGTGAAGTCAACGAATCAATGGCAAGTGCAAGCCATATTTTTGAAATATTAAAGCTAGAAAGTCAGGAAGAATTATTTGACACAATTGATGATATAAATCAAGAAATTATTTTTTATGATGTAAGATTTTCTTATACTGAAGGCGAAGAAGTGATAAAAGGTATATCATTTCATGTTAATCCAGGAGAATCGGTAGCTTTTGTTGGACAAACTGGTTCTGGAAAATCTACTTTAATAAATCTATTATTAAATTTCTACTCTCCCCAATCTGGCAAAATCACTATAGGGGATAAGGATATATCAAAAGTTAATAGAGATGATTTAAGGCGTGAAATGGCTGTAGTCCTACAAGATGCCTTCCTATTTAAAGGGGATATTGGCGAAAATATATCTTTAGGATATGACTATAGTGATAAAGAAATTAAAGAAGCTCTCAGAGCCGTAGGTGGGGATAGGTTGATTATAAAAGGCATACACACAGAAGTTATGGAAGGTGGATCAAACTTATCTCAAGGGGAGAAACAACTGATAAGTTTTGCCAGAGCATATATCAGAAATCCTAAGATATTAATTCTAGATGAAGCTACTAGTAATATAGATACTGAAACAGAATCTATAATTCAGCAGGGTATTAATAAACTAAAAGAGAATAGAACAACTTTTATAATAGCTCATAGACTTTCTACAATTAAAGAAGTAGATAATATTATAGTACTATCTCACGGGAAGATCGTAGAAATGGGAGATCATAACAAACTTATGAGATCTACTGGTTATTATAAAGAAATGTATAACAAACAAATGAAAGAAGATTATAGTCTCTAA
- a CDS encoding ABC transporter ATP-binding protein — protein sequence MFKNFKWFLKYSKKNYIIGSISLIVTDIISLFLPYLTGKLIDMVYLGTLTMDTFTKMVVIAFIMIILKYITAMAWSYNIFKSSSLMEYVTRDKLMSKFLKQSQRFFELNSTGSLMSKSTQDVGQVAMFAGFGILAFFDALVFPIFILIMMVTTIDFKLTIFSILPMLIFLITYSKLVGKWYIRSKAVNESFDDLTNRVLEDVEGIRIIRVFNIGETRYNNFKKSARKLADKSIDLAKLQSWMEPSERLTVSLAYMISIGYGAVLISRGDISVGQVVSFTYYLNMLIWPMFAFGEFMNLNQQANAAMDRIMAVLNYKEEIYNSDSLEKVDNNPSISFVDYNFTYPSNNEKALEDINLMIKQGSSLGIIGKTGSGKTTLIRQLLDTYKVDKESIIISDDRFSEISSKSFKDKIGYVPQEHMIFSDTLKNNIRFSKLNASDKEIDEAISIADFTKDIKEFSDGLDTLTGEKGVSLSGGQKQRLAIARAVLKDPDILILDDAMSAVDANTEQNIIKNLSTSRKGKTTIIIAHRISQVQNCDNIIIIEDGKIVDSGNHDDLMNRETWYKEQYIKQISGGNNG from the coding sequence ATGTTTAAAAATTTTAAATGGTTTCTAAAGTACTCGAAGAAAAATTATATTATAGGATCTATATCTCTCATTGTTACAGATATAATATCTCTATTTTTACCTTATTTGACAGGTAAGCTAATAGATATGGTTTATCTTGGAACTCTTACAATGGACACATTCACTAAGATGGTGGTAATAGCTTTTATAATGATTATTTTAAAATATATAACAGCTATGGCTTGGTCTTACAATATCTTTAAATCATCATCATTAATGGAATATGTTACAAGAGATAAACTAATGAGTAAGTTTTTGAAACAATCTCAAAGATTTTTTGAGTTAAATTCAACTGGATCTCTAATGAGTAAATCTACCCAAGATGTAGGCCAAGTTGCAATGTTTGCTGGTTTTGGAATATTAGCTTTTTTTGATGCTTTAGTTTTCCCTATATTTATTTTGATTATGATGGTAACAACGATTGATTTTAAATTGACTATTTTTTCAATTTTACCTATGCTTATATTTTTGATTACTTATTCTAAGCTCGTAGGAAAATGGTATATAAGATCAAAAGCAGTTAATGAAAGCTTTGATGACTTAACAAATAGGGTGCTAGAGGATGTCGAGGGCATAAGAATTATTAGGGTTTTTAATATTGGCGAAACTAGATACAATAATTTTAAAAAGTCTGCAAGAAAACTAGCTGATAAGAGTATTGACTTAGCTAAGCTTCAATCATGGATGGAGCCATCAGAAAGGCTTACAGTATCTTTAGCTTATATGATTTCTATTGGCTATGGAGCGGTTTTGATTTCTAGAGGTGATATAAGCGTAGGCCAAGTAGTATCTTTTACTTATTACCTAAACATGCTTATCTGGCCAATGTTTGCCTTTGGTGAGTTTATGAATCTAAATCAACAAGCAAATGCTGCAATGGATAGGATAATGGCCGTATTAAATTACAAGGAAGAAATATATAATTCTGATAGTTTGGAAAAGGTAGATAATAATCCATCTATTAGTTTTGTAGATTATAACTTTACTTATCCATCAAATAATGAGAAAGCCCTAGAAGATATAAATTTAATGATTAAACAGGGAAGTTCTTTAGGGATTATAGGTAAAACTGGATCTGGAAAAACAACTTTGATTAGGCAACTACTTGATACATATAAGGTTGATAAAGAATCTATTATTATTTCAGATGACAGATTTAGTGAGATCTCATCAAAATCTTTCAAGGATAAAATAGGATATGTTCCACAAGAACATATGATATTTTCTGATACGTTGAAAAATAATATAAGATTTTCTAAGCTAAATGCTAGTGACAAAGAAATAGATGAAGCAATATCTATTGCAGACTTTACAAAAGATATAAAAGAGTTTTCTGATGGTCTTGATACATTAACTGGCGAAAAAGGCGTTTCCTTATCTGGTGGACAAAAACAAAGACTTGCTATAGCAAGAGCTGTTTTGAAAGATCCAGATATCTTGATACTAGATGATGCTATGAGCGCTGTAGATGCAAATACTGAACAGAATATTATTAAAAATCTGTCCACTAGTAGGAAAGGTAAAACTACAATAATCATTGCCCACAGAATAAGTCAGGTACAAAACTGTGATAATATAATTATTATAGAAGATGGTAAAATAGTCGATTCTGGAAATCACGATGATTTGATGAATAGAGAGACTTGGTACAAAGAACAATATATAAAACAGATAAGTGGAGGTAATAATGGCTAA
- the rny gene encoding ribonuclease Y: MDNPVVIIITVAFVLLAFILGFIYHKVTSEKKIGAADALSRQIIEDANKQAETLRRETLKEAKDEISKIKLENDRKLNKRSDELDKKESRLFKKEESLDNRALLIDKKADQISSDQKRLKQKEDSIDKLIEQQQLELQNIAGLTNNEAKEIILENVKNETIHETAKLIKESEERIKSESKKIATEILATTIQRYAAEQVAENTVSVVSLPNDEMKGRIIGREGRNIRAFEQLSGVDLIIDDTPEAVVISSFEPVRREIAKVALERLIQDGRINPSRIEETLQKAEEEVEQRIIEDGEEAADAAGVHNLHPQLIRMVGKMKFRTSYGQNVMKHSVEVANLAGMLAEEIGADAQTARRGGLLHDIGKSIDQEVAGTHIELGVDAATRYGENKYVVNAIQSHHGEVEPNCVESILVQTADTISAARPGARRESLENYIRRLESLEEIANSYQGIEKSFALQAGRELRIMVKPEKITDDEMIVVAREIAKRIEDELEYPGEIKVNVLRESNAIEYAR; this comes from the coding sequence ATGGATAATCCAGTTGTTATAATCATTACTGTCGCCTTCGTATTGTTAGCTTTTATTTTAGGCTTCATATATCATAAAGTAACTAGTGAAAAAAAGATAGGTGCAGCTGACGCATTAAGTCGCCAGATCATCGAAGATGCTAATAAACAAGCGGAAACTTTAAGACGCGAAACTCTTAAAGAAGCAAAAGATGAAATATCTAAAATCAAATTAGAAAATGATAGGAAGTTAAACAAGCGTTCTGATGAACTAGATAAAAAAGAATCACGTTTGTTTAAAAAAGAAGAAAGTCTTGACAATAGAGCTTTATTGATTGACAAAAAGGCTGATCAGATCTCTAGCGATCAGAAGAGGTTAAAACAAAAAGAAGACAGCATTGATAAACTGATTGAACAACAACAGTTAGAATTGCAAAATATCGCAGGTCTCACAAACAACGAAGCTAAAGAAATTATACTAGAAAATGTCAAAAACGAAACTATTCACGAAACTGCCAAACTAATCAAAGAAAGTGAAGAACGCATAAAATCTGAAAGCAAAAAAATTGCAACAGAAATACTTGCTACTACTATACAAAGATACGCAGCCGAACAAGTTGCTGAAAATACAGTATCTGTAGTTTCTCTTCCAAATGATGAGATGAAAGGTAGAATTATAGGACGTGAAGGTAGAAATATCAGAGCCTTTGAACAATTATCGGGAGTTGATCTAATTATAGATGATACACCTGAAGCGGTTGTTATTTCATCCTTTGAACCTGTTAGACGTGAAATTGCAAAGGTAGCACTAGAAAGATTGATCCAAGATGGCCGTATAAATCCATCTAGAATTGAAGAAACTCTTCAAAAAGCGGAAGAAGAAGTTGAGCAAAGAATCATAGAAGATGGTGAAGAAGCTGCTGATGCTGCTGGAGTTCATAACCTACATCCACAACTCATTAGAATGGTTGGAAAGATGAAGTTTAGAACCAGCTATGGTCAAAATGTTATGAAGCACTCGGTTGAAGTGGCAAATCTTGCAGGAATGCTTGCTGAAGAAATTGGTGCAGATGCACAAACAGCAAGACGTGGCGGACTTCTACATGACATAGGTAAATCTATAGATCAAGAAGTAGCAGGAACCCATATAGAACTAGGTGTAGATGCAGCAACTAGATACGGTGAAAACAAGTATGTTGTAAATGCTATCCAATCACACCATGGTGAAGTTGAGCCAAATTGTGTAGAATCTATATTAGTCCAAACCGCAGATACAATATCTGCCGCAAGGCCAGGTGCTAGGCGAGAAAGCTTAGAAAATTACATTAGAAGATTAGAGTCTCTTGAAGAGATAGCTAATTCATATCAAGGAATAGAAAAATCATTTGCTTTGCAAGCTGGTAGAGAACTTAGAATTATGGTTAAACCAGAAAAAATAACAGATGATGAAATGATTGTAGTTGCTAGAGAGATTGCAAAAAGAATTGAAGATGAATTAGAATATCCAGGAGAAATAAAAGTAAATGTTCTTAGAGAATCAAATGCGATAGAATATGCAAGATAA
- the tsf gene encoding translation elongation factor Ts — MAISASLVKELREMTGAGMMDCKKALQETDGDIDAAVKLLKEKGQATLDKKAGRIAAEGVIGSYIHNNKIGVIVEINTETDFSANTDTVKDFARDIAMHIAASNPLYISEEDADEKDIAEQREILTNQAINEANENMPEDKKKMIAEKKVEGRLKKYFSEVCLLDQAYIKNPDQTVEQYLRDTASKVGENIKIRRFARFEVGEGLEKKEEDFAAEVASQMNA; from the coding sequence ATGGCTATAAGTGCAAGCTTAGTAAAAGAATTAAGAGAAATGACTGGCGCTGGAATGATGGACTGCAAAAAAGCTCTACAAGAGACAGATGGTGATATCGACGCAGCAGTTAAACTATTAAAGGAAAAAGGACAAGCTACACTTGATAAAAAAGCTGGACGTATTGCAGCTGAAGGTGTTATTGGTTCATACATTCACAACAATAAAATTGGTGTTATTGTAGAAATTAACACAGAAACTGATTTCTCTGCTAATACTGATACTGTAAAGGACTTTGCTCGTGACATAGCAATGCACATTGCAGCATCAAATCCACTTTATATTTCTGAGGAAGATGCTGATGAAAAAGATATAGCTGAACAAAGAGAAATCCTTACAAACCAAGCAATCAACGAAGCAAATGAAAATATGCCAGAAGATAAAAAGAAAATGATTGCTGAGAAAAAGGTTGAAGGAAGACTTAAAAAATACTTCTCAGAAGTTTGCCTATTAGACCAAGCTTATATTAAAAATCCTGACCAAACAGTTGAACAATATCTAAGGGATACAGCTAGCAAGGTTGGTGAAAACATTAAAATTAGAAGATTCGCTAGATTTGAAGTAGGCGAAGGTCTTGAAAAGAAAGAAGAAGATTTTGCAGCTGAAGTAGCTTCACAAATGAACGCATAA
- a CDS encoding tyrosine recombinase XerC — translation MNQPILLIDYLNFLKSIRGLSPNTIKEYGYDLEVFFKYQILRKVYYGDQSSFVKEFKDTDMKKIIDAKFLANLTIADFYAYLSYLDNEKNDNPTTRSRKISAIKSFYKYLYQEIEVIDENITEKLRNPKISQRQPVYLTLDETERLLTVVNAEKNEFLRARDLAIIFTFLTTGMRLSELVSINVSDIENDHFKIIGKGNKERTVYLTENALKLIHNYLNIRNKYLDGMYIDALFVSTRKNRISNRAVQSTIEKYLNKAGFDTSLYSTHKLRHTAATLMYKYGNVDIRALKDILGHTNISTTQIYTHLDDEDLKDAVNKNPLSKLDI, via the coding sequence ATGAATCAACCAATACTACTTATAGACTATTTAAATTTCTTAAAATCAATTCGAGGTCTATCTCCCAATACAATTAAAGAATACGGATATGATTTAGAAGTTTTTTTCAAATATCAAATTCTAAGAAAAGTTTATTATGGAGATCAAAGCTCATTTGTGAAAGAATTTAAAGATACAGATATGAAAAAAATAATTGATGCTAAATTCTTAGCTAATCTTACGATTGCTGATTTTTATGCTTATCTCTCATATTTAGATAATGAAAAAAATGATAATCCTACTACTAGGTCGAGAAAGATTTCAGCTATAAAATCTTTTTATAAGTACCTCTATCAGGAAATTGAAGTTATTGACGAGAATATTACAGAGAAACTGAGAAATCCAAAAATCAGCCAAAGGCAGCCCGTCTACCTCACTTTGGATGAAACTGAAAGATTATTAACGGTAGTCAATGCTGAAAAGAACGAATTTCTGAGAGCTCGTGACTTAGCTATTATATTCACATTCCTTACAACTGGAATGCGCTTATCTGAGCTGGTATCTATAAATGTATCAGATATAGAAAATGATCACTTTAAGATAATTGGAAAAGGAAATAAAGAAAGAACTGTTTACTTAACTGAAAATGCCCTTAAACTAATTCATAATTATTTAAATATAAGAAATAAATATTTGGATGGTATGTATATAGATGCTTTATTCGTATCTACTAGAAAAAATCGAATTTCAAATAGAGCTGTACAATCAACTATAGAAAAATACCTTAACAAGGCTGGATTTGACACTTCTTTGTACTCTACCCACAAACTTAGACATACTGCTGCAACTTTGATGTATAAGTATGGCAATGTTGATATAAGAGCCTTAAAAGATATTCTAGGGCACACAAATATTTCTACAACACAAATTTACACTCACTTAGATGATGAAGATTTAAAAGATGCTGTCAATAAGAATCCACTTTCAAAATTAGACATATAG
- a CDS encoding methionine gamma-lyase family protein: MNFNEIYNHYNIDSSFDNIINKAQASLINDFNKLEEIAEINQVKVLKAFNKNNLNTQDFISATGYGYADTGRAKLEEIYADIFKAEDALVRPSIVAGTHALSLVLFALLNYGDKMVAITDDPYDTMQQVIGIVGNKKGNLISKGISYDKLSLDENNQIDYQNIHKVVDKKTKLALIQRSTGYTQRRAFTIEEIEKAVNEIRKANPETIIFVDNCYGEFTEDKEPIEVGADILAGSLIKNLGGGIAITGGYIVGKKDLIEYCSNTLTAPGIGKDEGLSFGTTRQVLQGLYFAPQIVKEAIKVGMLFGKVFNELGYEVIPKIGDHQSDVVQAIKFEDPDKVITFCKAIQEASTVDSNLIPEPFPMPGYEDPVIMAAGGFVEGSTSELSADGPLRSPYIAYLQGGLNYYHGKLALKLVLSRFKNQGYI; the protein is encoded by the coding sequence ATGAATTTTAACGAAATATATAATCATTATAATATAGATAGCTCATTTGATAATATTATAAATAAGGCTCAAGCTAGTCTAATTAATGATTTTAATAAATTAGAAGAAATTGCTGAAATCAATCAAGTAAAAGTATTAAAAGCATTCAATAAAAATAATCTTAATACTCAAGATTTTATTAGTGCAACCGGATATGGTTATGCAGATACAGGTAGGGCAAAGTTAGAAGAAATATATGCTGATATCTTTAAGGCTGAAGATGCCTTAGTAAGACCAAGTATAGTTGCAGGAACACATGCTTTATCATTGGTCTTATTTGCTCTATTAAATTATGGAGATAAAATGGTTGCCATAACTGATGATCCTTACGATACCATGCAACAAGTAATAGGAATTGTAGGCAATAAAAAAGGTAATTTGATTTCAAAGGGAATTTCTTATGACAAACTGAGCCTAGATGAAAATAATCAAATTGATTATCAAAATATTCACAAAGTTGTTGATAAAAAGACTAAATTAGCACTAATTCAAAGATCTACTGGCTATACTCAAAGACGCGCCTTTACAATAGAAGAAATTGAAAAAGCTGTTAATGAAATTAGAAAAGCGAATCCTGAAACAATTATTTTTGTTGATAATTGTTATGGAGAATTTACCGAAGATAAAGAACCTATAGAAGTTGGAGCTGATATTCTAGCTGGTTCATTAATTAAAAATCTTGGTGGTGGTATTGCAATAACTGGTGGATATATTGTAGGAAAAAAGGATTTGATAGAGTATTGTTCAAATACTTTAACAGCCCCAGGAATCGGTAAGGACGAAGGATTAAGCTTTGGTACAACTAGACAAGTATTGCAAGGCCTATATTTTGCGCCACAAATTGTTAAAGAGGCTATAAAAGTAGGGATGTTGTTTGGGAAAGTATTTAATGAACTTGGTTATGAAGTAATTCCAAAAATCGGAGACCATCAAAGTGACGTAGTTCAAGCTATAAAATTTGAAGATCCGGACAAGGTCATTACATTTTGTAAAGCTATACAAGAAGCATCTACAGTTGATTCAAATTTAATCCCAGAACCTTTTCCTATGCCAGGATATGAAGATCCTGTAATAATGGCTGCAGGTGGATTTGTAGAAGGATCAACTTCAGAGTTATCTGCTGATGGTCCACTAAGAAGTCCATATATAGCATACTTACAGGGTGGATTAAATTACTACCATGGAAAGCTCGCTCTAAAACTCGTTTTAAGCCGTTTTAAAAATCAAGGATACATATAG
- the mutL gene encoding DNA mismatch repair endonuclease MutL, translated as MTIRKLDQYTIEQIAAGEVIESPVSVVKELVENSIDAKAKCITVEIKNGGKTYIRVTDDGSGIAKDDLKLAFEKHTTSKIVHFEDLYDIYSLGFRGEALSTIVSVANVKAITKTSDTNIGSKIEFANNKVKESSIATNIGTSIEVLNIFANIPARYKFLKSDLAESNAITKLMYSLALGYNNIGFKYVKDDRLEFKTSANEPLDLRIYNLLDDNLKDELIEIDESNEIYTVKGYISNSNYYRASRSLQYLYVNNRLVDSPLIINTIENEYKTYIPNGRFPALFLFICTNPKNLDINVHPNKRTIKFIYEDNLLSLLSDCVYKSLAENIYPNKMPINENKTKSLLDFSDYTSVLEKYQNSSIVKENKPSYEDNNFFENMNQLSDKKVNTSNNNDIVSEDIDIISFTEEKSYAYLTSVFSRYSLFESSNGKIILMDARRANEAILYNKFLEELENGNVSQQLLLDPIVIKLKANDKLKFVDKKDYLMYMGFDIDLITEDEVIIRSIPKIFDNDNYNNFFYDLLDLDLANKGDLFYKNIRKYIKSKSFRKGYKLREIEATKYLNDLLKLDNPYKTYDGKSIIIELTDKDLERYFER; from the coding sequence ATGACTATTAGAAAATTAGACCAATATACAATAGAACAGATAGCAGCAGGAGAGGTAATTGAATCACCTGTTTCTGTTGTAAAAGAACTGGTAGAAAATTCGATAGATGCTAAGGCAAAATGTATTACAGTTGAAATTAAAAACGGTGGAAAAACTTATATAAGAGTTACTGATGATGGAAGTGGTATAGCTAAAGATGACCTCAAACTTGCATTTGAAAAGCACACTACATCAAAAATAGTACATTTTGAAGATTTATATGATATTTATTCTCTAGGTTTTAGGGGCGAAGCTTTATCCACTATAGTTAGTGTTGCAAATGTCAAAGCTATTACTAAAACTTCTGATACTAATATTGGTAGTAAAATTGAGTTTGCAAACAACAAAGTCAAAGAATCATCGATTGCTACAAATATAGGAACAAGTATAGAAGTCTTAAATATTTTTGCTAATATTCCTGCTAGATATAAATTTTTAAAATCAGACCTAGCTGAGTCAAATGCGATTACTAAATTGATGTATTCTTTAGCTTTAGGCTATAATAACATAGGATTTAAATATGTAAAAGATGATAGATTAGAATTTAAAACTTCAGCTAACGAACCGCTTGATCTTAGGATTTATAACTTGCTAGATGATAATCTAAAGGATGAGCTGATTGAGATAGATGAAAGCAATGAGATTTATACTGTGAAAGGATATATTTCAAATTCAAACTACTACAGAGCATCCAGATCCCTTCAGTATCTATATGTTAATAATAGATTAGTTGATAGTCCTTTAATCATTAATACAATTGAAAATGAATATAAGACTTATATACCTAATGGAAGATTTCCAGCTTTATTTTTATTTATTTGCACTAATCCAAAGAATCTAGATATAAATGTGCATCCTAACAAGAGAACCATAAAGTTTATTTATGAAGATAATTTATTATCCTTGCTTAGTGATTGTGTATATAAATCTCTGGCAGAAAATATTTACCCAAATAAAATGCCAATTAATGAAAATAAGACTAAGTCTTTGTTAGATTTTAGTGATTATACAAGTGTCTTAGAGAAATATCAAAATTCTTCTATTGTAAAGGAAAATAAGCCTTCCTATGAGGATAATAATTTTTTTGAAAATATGAATCAATTATCTGATAAAAAGGTTAATACTTCCAATAATAATGACATTGTTTCTGAGGATATTGATATCATTTCTTTTACCGAAGAAAAATCATATGCTTACCTAACTAGTGTTTTTTCTAGATATTCATTGTTTGAATCTTCTAATGGTAAAATTATTTTGATGGATGCAAGAAGAGCTAATGAAGCAATACTTTATAACAAGTTTTTGGAAGAGTTAGAAAATGGTAATGTCAGTCAGCAATTATTATTAGATCCTATAGTCATTAAGTTAAAAGCTAATGATAAGTTAAAATTTGTGGATAAAAAAGATTACTTAATGTATATGGGATTTGATATTGACCTGATTACTGAGGATGAAGTTATAATAAGATCAATTCCTAAAATATTTGATAATGACAATTACAATAATTTCTTTTATGACTTACTAGATCTAGATTTAGCGAATAAAGGTGATTTATTTTATAAAAATATACGAAAGTATATTAAATCTAAGTCATTTAGAAAGGGCTATAAGCTAAGAGAAATAGAAGCCACGAAATACCTAAATGACCTATTAAAGCTCGACAATCCATACAAAACTTATGATGGTAAATCTATTATTATAGAATTAACTGACAAAGATTTGGAGAGATATTTTGAAAGATAA